A portion of the Deinococcus peraridilitoris DSM 19664 genome contains these proteins:
- a CDS encoding response regulator: MPKDTLAILLIDDSSEDCFLIAQAFKELGLPHSLNAVHDGVEALSYLHTRPVPDLILLDLHMPRMGGLEVLRSIRNHQDWRTIPVIVLTISNAEHDIRESYRRQANAYIRKPSSPDEFVNRLRHLQAFWTVVALVASKSPFR, from the coding sequence ATGCCGAAAGACACATTGGCAATTCTTCTGATCGACGACAGCAGCGAAGATTGTTTCCTGATCGCCCAGGCTTTCAAGGAGCTGGGTCTGCCGCACTCACTGAATGCGGTGCATGACGGTGTCGAGGCGCTTTCCTATCTGCATACCCGACCGGTGCCGGATTTGATTCTGCTCGACCTCCACATGCCGCGCATGGGCGGTCTGGAAGTGCTGCGCAGCATCAGAAATCATCAGGACTGGCGTACCATTCCTGTCATCGTCCTGACGATCTCGAACGCGGAGCATGACATCCGGGAGAGTTACCGTCGTCAGGCCAACGCGTACATCCGTAAGCCCTCGTCGCCGGACGAATTCGTGAATCGACTGCGTCACCTTCAGGCGTTCTGGACTGTTGTGGCGCTCGTGGCATCAAAGTCGCCGTTCCGGTGA
- the otnK gene encoding 3-oxo-tetronate kinase, whose amino-acid sequence MPTLGCIADDYTGAADLANNLTRQGFRTTLILGLPSHSQVALDEVDAVVIALKSRTVSAPQAVHQSLAALRYLQELSCRRFYFKYCSTFDSTAHGNIGPVTDALVKALNAHGTILCPAFPDGGRTVYRGHLFVHDALLSESGMQHHPLTPMRDPNLVRVLQAQTPSRVGLLSYHHLQQGPTATREQLHALQSTGHQLVLCDTLDNDHLRTLALATRDDILITGGSGLALGLPAPAGDTSLTTSQLPRARGAQVVLAGSASRATHAQIEHARAFLPTLKLDAFELTSAYDRALQQVVQWARPYLGVTPILIYASGTPEEIHTVQEQLGREHSGALIEGALAQLAVRLTELGARQLIIAGGETSGAVTQALGVQVLRIGPEVSPGVPWTYSPKRALHLVLKSGNFGPVDLFTAAWELIA is encoded by the coding sequence ATGCCCACGCTTGGTTGTATTGCCGATGATTACACCGGAGCCGCGGACCTCGCGAACAACCTGACCCGTCAGGGTTTCCGGACCACCCTGATCCTTGGCCTCCCCAGCCACTCCCAGGTGGCCTTGGATGAAGTCGACGCGGTCGTCATCGCCCTCAAGTCCCGCACCGTTTCTGCTCCTCAGGCCGTGCACCAGTCCCTCGCCGCGCTGCGTTACCTGCAGGAACTGTCCTGCAGGCGCTTTTACTTCAAGTACTGCTCCACGTTCGACTCTACCGCGCACGGCAACATCGGACCCGTGACAGACGCACTGGTGAAGGCACTGAACGCGCACGGCACCATCCTCTGCCCCGCCTTCCCGGATGGAGGCCGCACCGTCTATCGTGGTCACCTGTTCGTGCATGACGCCCTGCTGAGCGAAAGCGGCATGCAGCACCATCCGCTCACGCCCATGCGCGATCCGAATCTCGTGCGGGTCCTGCAGGCCCAGACTCCTTCGCGCGTGGGCCTGCTGTCCTACCATCACCTCCAACAAGGGCCCACGGCCACCCGCGAGCAGCTGCACGCCTTGCAGTCCACCGGACATCAACTGGTGCTGTGTGACACGCTCGACAACGATCATCTGCGCACCCTGGCGCTCGCCACACGCGACGACATCCTCATCACGGGAGGATCCGGCCTCGCGCTCGGCTTGCCTGCCCCGGCAGGTGACACGTCCTTGACGACCAGCCAACTCCCCCGCGCCCGCGGTGCGCAGGTCGTTCTGGCGGGCAGTGCCTCCCGCGCAACCCACGCGCAGATCGAACACGCCCGCGCCTTCCTGCCGACCTTGAAGCTCGATGCCTTCGAGCTGACCTCGGCGTACGACCGCGCGCTCCAGCAAGTGGTGCAGTGGGCCCGCCCGTACCTGGGGGTGACACCCATTTTGATTTACGCCAGTGGCACGCCCGAAGAGATACACACCGTGCAAGAACAGCTTGGCCGGGAGCATTCCGGAGCCCTGATCGAAGGCGCGCTCGCACAACTCGCCGTGCGGCTCACGGAACTCGGCGCGCGTCAGCTGATCATCGCGGGCGGCGAAACCTCGGGCGCGGTGACCCAGGCACTCGGTGTTCAGGTCCTGCGCATCGGCCCCGAAGTGTCACCCGGGGTGCCCTGGACTTACAGCCCCAAACGGGCGCTGCACCTGGTACTGAAATCCGGCAACTTCGGACCGGTGGACCTGTTCACCGCCGCCTGGGAGCTGATCGCATGA
- the otnC gene encoding 3-oxo-tetronate 4-phosphate decarboxylase → MIPTRERHQLVRLGRRLYERGLSPGTSGNLSVRLEGNAGWLLTPTNSCLGELTADNISHLDWDGTLLGGSPPSKESFLHLAYYRFRPETHAVVHLHSTFAVALSCLAHLNPHSCLPPLTPYFVMRIGNLPLVPYHRPGDQRLGDEVARLAPTHSAVLLANHGPVVSAPSLEDAVSAAEELEETARIFLALQGHPIRTLDAHQIEELQRTFGARWNPEA, encoded by the coding sequence ATGATTCCAACGCGTGAACGTCATCAACTTGTTCGGTTGGGCCGGCGCCTCTATGAGCGGGGGCTCAGCCCTGGCACGAGCGGGAATCTCAGCGTCCGGCTGGAAGGGAACGCCGGATGGCTGCTTACCCCGACCAACTCCTGCCTCGGCGAGCTCACCGCAGACAACATCAGTCACCTCGACTGGGACGGAACTTTACTGGGCGGCTCACCGCCCAGCAAGGAATCGTTTCTGCATCTCGCCTACTATCGCTTCCGGCCAGAAACCCACGCTGTCGTGCATCTGCACTCCACCTTCGCGGTGGCACTATCCTGCCTGGCCCACTTGAATCCTCACAGTTGTCTGCCGCCGCTCACGCCGTACTTCGTGATGCGCATCGGAAATCTACCACTCGTGCCGTACCACCGGCCGGGCGACCAACGCCTTGGCGACGAGGTGGCCCGGCTCGCGCCCACCCATTCGGCGGTGTTGCTGGCCAATCACGGACCGGTGGTGTCCGCCCCGAGCCTCGAGGACGCTGTCAGCGCAGCCGAAGAACTCGAAGAAACCGCACGCATCTTCCTGGCATTGCAGGGACACCCGATCCGCACGCTGGACGCGCATCAGATCGAGGAACTCCAGCGGACCTTTGGAGCGCGCTGGAACCCCGAGGCCTGA
- a CDS encoding DUF808 domain-containing protein, translated as MSGGLVALLDDVALIARLAAASVDDIGAAAGRAGVKAIGVVVDDTAVTPRYVTGFTPQRELPVIWRIARGSLRNKVVFILPAALLISQFVPWAMAPLLMLGGAYLCFEGAEKIYEAFAGHAHTPRDDAEKLGTAVHEQQMIAGAVRTDFILSAEIMAISLAEVAGEPFFSRALILLVVALAITALVYGLVALIVKADDLGLKLASSRSPMLQTLGRGLVKGMPGVLSVLGVVGIVAMLWVGGHIILDGLAQFGLAGPAHALHDLALGIGHAVPFAQHFLEWLTETLGSALAGLLIGGVIVLALHARAGRSSASGGH; from the coding sequence ATGAGTGGCGGCCTCGTCGCTTTACTCGATGACGTTGCTTTGATCGCCCGGCTCGCCGCTGCCTCGGTGGATGACATTGGTGCCGCCGCCGGCAGGGCAGGCGTGAAAGCCATTGGGGTGGTCGTCGACGACACGGCCGTGACGCCCCGGTACGTGACCGGATTCACGCCGCAACGGGAGCTGCCCGTCATCTGGCGCATCGCCCGGGGATCGCTGCGCAACAAAGTCGTATTCATCTTGCCGGCAGCGCTGCTGATCAGCCAATTCGTGCCGTGGGCCATGGCCCCCCTGTTGATGCTCGGTGGTGCTTACCTGTGCTTTGAAGGAGCCGAAAAGATCTACGAAGCCTTCGCCGGTCATGCACACACCCCTCGTGACGACGCAGAGAAACTCGGTACTGCCGTTCACGAACAGCAAATGATCGCCGGGGCAGTGCGCACGGATTTCATTCTCTCGGCGGAAATCATGGCGATCTCTCTGGCCGAAGTCGCGGGTGAACCCTTCTTTTCCCGCGCATTGATTCTGCTGGTCGTCGCGCTGGCGATCACTGCACTCGTGTACGGACTGGTGGCTCTGATTGTCAAGGCGGACGACCTCGGATTGAAACTTGCCAGCTCCCGCTCACCGATGCTGCAGACGCTGGGTCGTGGCCTGGTGAAAGGGATGCCGGGTGTGCTGTCCGTGCTGGGAGTGGTGGGCATCGTCGCGATGCTCTGGGTGGGAGGCCACATCATCCTCGACGGGCTTGCACAATTTGGCCTGGCCGGGCCTGCCCACGCGTTACATGACCTCGCATTGGGCATTGGGCACGCCGTTCCGTTCGCGCAGCACTTCCTGGAGTGGCTGACCGAAACGCTGGGGTCCGCTCTGGCTGGGCTGCTGATTGGCGGCGTGATCGTGTTGGCGTTGCACGCACGAGCTGGCCGGAGTAGTGCGAGCGGCGGGCACTGA
- a CDS encoding alpha-mannosidase: MTNPRHKDLTFTLTGHAHLDPVWLWDQQEGIETVKATFRSALDRIKENPDLVFTHTSAAQYAWMQIHPQLMDEIRDAVRRGQWELSGGFWVEPDVNIPSGEALARQGLYGQRFFRQAFGQHCSVAFLPDSFGHPHTLPQILRHCALTSFVFWRPHPHEVELPSNLFWWQGRDGSRILSARLESYNSNPRDLTDSLNAAIPWRPVDSPEWLVVYGVGNHGGGPTRKALSHLRDLMTSPDWPTLQLGTLEGFFERARTRDHPTFDAALQHTFRGCYTSHSQVKQLNRQAEHILAMAEKWSTIARVYGQPYPTEALERAWKHLLFNQFHDIICGTSIPRAYDDVRFEMSEAIGTARRVTHAAQQVIAQRIDTRSSPEVTIEETMRRVRTGAGNAVADLGDGVPVVVFNSSPCPRREVIDVELNDWHIMDLRVQDEQQRPVVHQFAHGEAGPPRKRVAFLAEVPPLGYRLYRVTDEPPHQPGPDARPLNVAPTVLENSWWRLEFDARTGALRSLRDQQLGRELLSGAGAQLLVIEDPSNPWGKGAYFRHLAGVFGQPELSLLESGPVRATIRVTTRWGQSTAQHDFTLYRDIPAIHGRLQLDWHEEYRMVKLAFPFALENAQATFSVPFGHTERPAGGQEEPSQAWLNVKGSLADMGRHTQANVHQLGDETASMQDAPASALPYGVALLNDGKYGADVQGGELRLSIVRSPIYGGGDRPERPRPVDEYLDQGVTRTRWALIPHQGGWQEHMVVQAAQDFNEPLSFVREYAHAGDLPPVQSYLNVEPPGAVIVTALKNAEEGDDLILRLYEPHHRTAHVCVTLPLIHTTLSVTVRPHEIKTLRVTQSGTFREVNFLEEDFA, translated from the coding sequence ATGACCAACCCACGCCACAAGGACCTGACCTTCACCCTGACCGGACACGCCCACCTCGATCCTGTCTGGCTGTGGGACCAGCAGGAAGGCATCGAAACGGTCAAGGCCACCTTTCGCAGCGCGCTTGACCGCATCAAGGAAAACCCCGATCTGGTCTTTACGCACACCTCCGCCGCCCAGTACGCCTGGATGCAGATTCACCCGCAGCTGATGGATGAGATCCGTGACGCTGTCCGGCGTGGCCAGTGGGAACTCAGCGGGGGATTCTGGGTGGAACCGGACGTGAACATCCCTTCCGGTGAAGCCCTTGCCCGGCAGGGCCTCTACGGTCAGCGCTTCTTTCGGCAGGCGTTCGGCCAACACTGCAGCGTCGCCTTCCTCCCGGACTCCTTCGGACATCCACACACCCTCCCACAGATCCTCAGGCACTGCGCCCTGACATCCTTTGTCTTCTGGCGTCCCCACCCGCACGAAGTCGAGCTTCCCTCCAACCTCTTCTGGTGGCAGGGACGCGACGGCTCGCGCATCCTCAGTGCCCGCCTGGAAAGCTACAACTCCAATCCGCGCGACCTCACCGACTCCCTGAACGCCGCCATTCCCTGGCGTCCAGTGGACAGTCCGGAATGGCTGGTCGTGTACGGTGTTGGCAATCACGGCGGCGGCCCCACCAGAAAAGCCCTCTCCCACCTGCGTGACCTGATGACCTCACCCGACTGGCCCACCTTGCAGCTCGGTACCCTGGAGGGCTTCTTCGAACGCGCCCGCACGCGCGACCATCCCACCTTCGACGCGGCGCTGCAGCACACCTTCCGAGGCTGTTATACCTCTCACAGCCAGGTGAAGCAGCTCAACCGCCAGGCGGAACACATCCTCGCCATGGCTGAGAAATGGTCCACCATCGCGCGGGTCTACGGTCAGCCGTATCCGACGGAGGCACTCGAGCGTGCCTGGAAGCACCTGCTCTTCAACCAGTTTCACGACATCATCTGCGGCACCAGCATTCCCCGCGCGTACGACGACGTCCGCTTCGAGATGAGCGAAGCCATCGGCACCGCGCGACGGGTCACGCACGCGGCGCAGCAGGTCATCGCCCAGCGCATCGACACGCGCAGCAGTCCGGAGGTGACGATCGAGGAAACCATGCGGCGCGTGCGCACGGGAGCGGGTAACGCGGTCGCCGATCTGGGCGACGGCGTACCGGTGGTGGTCTTCAATTCCAGCCCCTGCCCACGGCGTGAAGTCATCGATGTGGAACTCAATGACTGGCACATCATGGACCTGCGCGTTCAGGACGAACAACAGCGACCCGTCGTGCATCAATTTGCGCACGGTGAAGCAGGACCGCCCCGCAAGCGTGTGGCGTTTCTCGCCGAAGTGCCTCCGCTGGGTTACCGGTTGTACCGCGTCACCGATGAGCCCCCACACCAACCTGGCCCGGACGCCAGGCCGCTGAATGTCGCGCCCACGGTCCTCGAGAACTCCTGGTGGCGGCTGGAGTTCGACGCCCGCACGGGCGCCCTGCGCAGCCTGCGCGACCAGCAGCTGGGCCGTGAACTGCTCTCGGGTGCAGGCGCGCAGCTGCTCGTCATCGAAGACCCCAGCAATCCCTGGGGCAAGGGCGCGTACTTCCGCCACCTCGCGGGCGTGTTTGGCCAGCCCGAGCTGAGCCTGCTCGAAAGCGGACCTGTCCGCGCGACCATCCGCGTCACGACCCGCTGGGGCCAGTCTACAGCGCAGCATGACTTCACCCTCTACCGCGACATTCCTGCCATTCACGGCCGTCTGCAGCTCGACTGGCACGAAGAGTACCGCATGGTGAAACTCGCCTTTCCGTTCGCACTGGAAAATGCTCAAGCGACCTTTTCCGTGCCGTTCGGGCATACCGAGCGTCCCGCCGGTGGACAGGAAGAACCCTCGCAGGCCTGGCTGAACGTGAAGGGGAGTCTCGCCGATATGGGCCGCCACACCCAGGCAAACGTGCACCAGCTCGGCGATGAAACGGCGTCCATGCAGGACGCACCTGCGTCCGCCCTACCCTACGGTGTGGCGCTGCTGAATGACGGCAAGTACGGCGCGGACGTACAGGGTGGTGAACTGCGGCTGTCCATTGTGCGCAGCCCGATTTACGGGGGCGGCGACCGTCCCGAACGTCCCCGGCCCGTCGATGAGTACCTCGATCAGGGCGTGACCCGCACCCGCTGGGCTCTCATACCACACCAGGGTGGCTGGCAGGAGCACATGGTCGTGCAGGCCGCGCAGGACTTCAACGAACCACTCAGCTTCGTTCGGGAGTACGCGCATGCCGGAGATCTGCCGCCCGTGCAGTCGTACCTGAACGTCGAACCTCCGGGGGCGGTGATCGTCACCGCCCTCAAAAACGCAGAAGAAGGCGACGACCTGATTCTCCGACTCTACGAACCCCATCACCGCACCGCACACGTGTGTGTCACACTGCCGCTCATCCACACCACGCTGTCCGTTACCGTCAGGCCGCACGAAATCAAAACCTTGCGCGTAACTCAAAGCGGCACGTTTCGTGAAGTCAATTTCCTCGAGGAAGACTTCGCGTGA
- a CDS encoding response regulator, with protein MPIRKRILLVDDNPADLEIAAQAFGLAGITLLDTAHSLEEALEYLQRRGRHSERRTADPTLILLDLNMPGGSGLDLLRHIKSDPLFSLTPVVMLTTSSASSDIEACYRHGANGYVVKPSRFSDFQEVVLSLKSFWLSFNRTATPTSPQNTKWWL; from the coding sequence ATGCCGATACGTAAACGCATCCTGCTGGTGGACGATAATCCGGCCGACCTCGAAATTGCCGCGCAGGCATTCGGACTGGCTGGAATCACACTGCTCGACACGGCACATTCACTGGAGGAAGCGCTTGAGTATCTGCAGCGCCGAGGTCGCCATTCCGAGCGCCGGACCGCTGACCCGACACTGATTCTGCTCGATCTGAATATGCCCGGTGGCAGCGGACTCGATCTGCTCAGACACATCAAGAGTGACCCGCTGTTTTCCCTGACTCCCGTAGTGATGCTCACGACTTCCAGTGCCAGCAGCGACATCGAGGCCTGCTACCGGCATGGCGCCAACGGTTACGTTGTCAAACCATCCCGATTCAGTGACTTTCAGGAGGTGGTGCTGAGCCTCAAATCGTTCTGGCTGTCCTTCAACAGAACCGCGACACCCACCTCCCCACAAAACACGAAGTGGTGGCTATGA